The genomic window TATCAATTTAGAAGAAATACCAAACCAAACCGATTTACTCACACTCCAAGTGAATAAAAACCTGCTAGAAATTGCCTTAAACAACATTATTGGCAATGCTTTTAAATTTTCTGATTATCAGGATGTGCATTGTATTTTAAGGGTAAACAAGCAGGAAATTAAAATTGCAATTAGAGACTTTGGTGTTGGCATTAATCAAAACGACAGCGAACATATTTACGAGCCTTTCTACACCTCATCAAGCAATGTAAATTTAAAAGGTAACGGCATGGGTTTATATATGGCGCATAAAATTATCTCCTTAGCCAAAGGCGAACTAAGTTTTACTTCGGAAGATAAAGGAACTACGTTTTTTGTACGATTTTAATTTCTAGCAACTTCTTTCAACCATGCGTCATCCCAGATTTAGTCTGGCATCTTAAAGCTTTGACATATCTTTTCTTCTTATATAATTACCTATAGTAGCTTGAGCTAGGATGGCAAAAAAATTCCCTAAAAAGATATTTGAAGACCTCTACACTACGGTTGAGATTGACGAGCAGCAAAATTTGAATTTAATAATATATCGTTCTGCAAAAACAAGGCTATCCTTT from Pedobacter sp. SL55 includes these protein-coding regions:
- a CDS encoding sensor histidine kinase, giving the protein MNKNLLEIALNNIIGNAFKFSDYQDVHCILRVNKQEIKIAIRDFGVGINQNDSEHIYEPFYTSSSNVNLKGNGMGLYMAHKIISLAKGELSFTSEDKGTTFFVRF